In a single window of the Acyrthosiphon pisum isolate AL4f unplaced genomic scaffold, pea_aphid_22Mar2018_4r6ur Scaffold_934;HRSCAF=1398, whole genome shotgun sequence genome:
- the LOC103311177 gene encoding uncharacterized protein LOC103311177, with amino-acid sequence MAAVDDPREVSRTFFVDGPVGTGKTTLYGCLIWSLRHRPQPLEMMCVAYTGIAASLMDGGMTVHSTFGLPFGTLTEDSTSTVTMQSERARKIRNAALIVWDEAPMSPGLQLTVVDRLLMGCHGVGGKTMLFAGDFRQILPVVRRGTRVDIVMSSIKENGLWSVMERFNL; translated from the coding sequence ATGGCGGCCGTCGACGACCCGCGCGAGGTGTCGCGAACTTTCTTCGTCGACGGACCCGTAGGTACCGGAAAAACTACGCTGTACGGATGCCTGATATGGTCGCTTCGGCACCGACCACAGCCGCTGGAGATGATGTGCGTCGCGTACACCGGCATCGCCGCGTCGCTCATGGACGGCGGCATGACGGTGCACTCGACGTTCGGACTGCCGTTCGGCACGCTGACCGAAGACTCGACGTCCACCGTCACCATGCAGTCCGAGCGAGCGCGGAAGATCCGCAACGCGGCTCTCATCGTCTGGGACGAAGCCCCTATGTCGCCGGGACTGCAACTGACGGTGGTGGACCGCCTGCTCATGGGATGTCATGGTGTCGGCGGTAAAACCATGCTGTTCGCCGGCGACTTCAGACAGATATTGCCCGTGGTCCGGAGAGGGACGAGAGTCGATATCGTCATGTCGTCGATCAAGGAAAACGGTCTTTGGAGCGTCATGGAGCGCTTCAATCTG